Within the Pseudomonas fulva genome, the region CAAAACCGGCGCGGTGAGCAAGGCCGCCAAGCTGAGCCAGGCCCTGCCAGGCAAGGGCCTGGCGGTGGTGGACTTCAACCCGGTCGCCGACCGCCTGCGCCTGCTGGCAGCCGATGGCACCAGCTTGCGCGTCAACGTCGACAGTGGTGAAGTGGTGGTGGACGGCAAGGTCGCCTACGCCCAGGACGGCCCGTACGCCGGCAAGACCGCGAAGGTGGTAGCCGGTGCGTACACCAACGCCTACAAAGGCACCGAGAAGACTGCGCTGTACACAGTCGACCTGGCCAGCGGCAACCTGATGCTGCAGAACCCGCCAAATGACGGTATTCAGCAAGTGGTCGGCAAGATCGCCGACGGCCTGAAGAGCGTCGCGCTGGATATCAAAAGTGACGGCAAGGGCGGCAACACCGCTTACCTGCTGACTGGCACCACACTGCACCAGGTCGACCTGGAAACCGGCAAGGCCAGTGCACTGGGCGAGATCAAGAACCTGCCGGCCGACATCATCGACATCGCGGTTCTGCCAGCCAAGTAAAACTGCGACAGGGGAAGGCCAGCCGGCCTTCCCTTTCTTCGCGTCAGGCTACTCGAACACCTCATCGAGCAGATTGTTCATCGCCTTGAAGGCTCGCGCCGCGACCAGTGGGTGATACTGATTGCTGCCCGGCGTGTTGGCCAGCGGGTTGGTGAACGAATGCACCGCACCACCGTAGCTGACCAGTTGCCAGTCCACCTGGGTGGCCTTCATCTCTGCGACGAAGCCATCGACCTGCGTCTGTGGCACCGCGGGGTCATCCGCCCCGTGCAGCACCAGCACCGGCGCCTTGATGTTACGGGCATCGGCCGGGTCGGGCGTATCCAGGTTGCCGTGGAAGGACACGAATGCCTTCAGGGGCGCCCCCGAGCGAGCCAACTCCAGAACGGTTCCACCGCCGAAGCAGAAACCGATCGCACCCAGCTTGGCGGTATCCAGCGCCACCTGGCTGGTTTGCGCCTTGAGCACCTCGACGGCCGCCTGGGCGCGCTTGCGCATCAGCGCGCGATCGCTACGCACGGTGGTCGCCGCCTGTTTGGCTTCATCGGCGTTGCTGGGGCGGATGCCCTTGCCGTACATATCGGCCATGAACACCACGTACTTGTCGCCAGCGGCCCGTGCGGCCTTTTCGGCAGACGCGTCGTTGACGCCCATCCAGTTCGGCACCATCAGCAAGCCGGGGCGCGGGTCGGTAACGGCGTCGTCATAGATCAGCTTGCCTTCGAAGGGCTCGCCATCGATCTGGTAGGGCACGTTCTTGACGACCACACCCGCCTCCGCCAGCCCTGCCAGCCCTGCCAG harbors:
- a CDS encoding DUF4394 domain-containing protein; protein product: MNISKKMLAIAITTAALGCATANADDLLALSADGKLLHIDTKTLSVASDVELSGASSLRGIDVRPANGAIYGLDDAGQLYTVDAKTGAVSKAAKLSQALPGKGLAVVDFNPVADRLRLLAADGTSLRVNVDSGEVVVDGKVAYAQDGPYAGKTAKVVAGAYTNAYKGTEKTALYTVDLASGNLMLQNPPNDGIQQVVGKIADGLKSVALDIKSDGKGGNTAYLLTGTTLHQVDLETGKASALGEIKNLPADIIDIAVLPAK
- a CDS encoding dienelactone hydrolase family protein, with product MKKSLLSAALLGLAGLAGLAEAGVVVKNVPYQIDGEPFEGKLIYDDAVTDPRPGLLMVPNWMGVNDASAEKAARAAGDKYVVFMADMYGKGIRPSNADEAKQAATTVRSDRALMRKRAQAAVEVLKAQTSQVALDTAKLGAIGFCFGGGTVLELARSGAPLKAFVSFHGNLDTPDPADARNIKAPVLVLHGADDPAVPQTQVDGFVAEMKATQVDWQLVSYGGAVHSFTNPLANTPGSNQYHPLVAARAFKAMNNLLDEVFE